In one Ananas comosus cultivar F153 linkage group 12, ASM154086v1, whole genome shotgun sequence genomic region, the following are encoded:
- the LOC109718921 gene encoding uncharacterized protein LOC109718921 isoform X1 → MGAAAMASAARRSVLMYLVLSGRLSPPDSAAAKEEDDLEAGSRRKEDDEKRRERKNKKMGPGRWPERSPTTLGEAAAVAARTVRFTYAETLGKWPLGELAFGIKYYMKQQGNLQHEYTGSNCIQLKGNGIRSELISLLRYLNLCMYFSKKPFQVFLEFGRYGQDNVLIQKSKARLLKPAFTVIRDRSCRSFILFIRGAISVKDRLTAATGAEVPFHHVVLHEGSVRKVVLGYAHCGMVAAARWIAKRAIPCLRKAVLQYSDYKIKIVGHSMGAGIAAILTYILREYEEFSSCTCIAFAPAACMTWDLAESGKEFITTLINRTDLVPTFSKVTAENLRSEVMASPWANDLRDQIQQTRFLKIVNQSVTFFRSHLPFISGPRAKVMDADIPEAVLGNAADTAPVTIHTSLLCLSCLCPRQQAILSKASQRSTKSAYIEQVSRETLTVDKEKLHVSSSRSSEEITKGKLRNLLEEELHGLVGEAYATKELAGKDETAVDKQFYPPGKIMHMVALPPLQGDTADEIIGIYRTPRELYGKIRLARTMIREHYMPQYKKMLELLIDELGKDDEGCASL, encoded by the exons ATGGGCGCTGCGGCGATGGCCTCGGCGGCGCGGCGCTCCGTGCTTATGTACCTGGTGCTCAGCGGGAGGCTCTCGCCGCCGGAttcggcggcggcgaaggaggaggacgATTTGGAGGCAGGGAGCAGGAGAAAGGAGGACGAcgagaagaggagggagaggaagaataAGAAAATGGGGCCGGGGCGGTGGCCGGAGAGGTCTCCGACGACGctgggggaggcggcggcggtggcggcaagGACCGTGCGGTTCACCTACGCCGAAACCCTAGGGAAGTGGCCCTTAGGTGAACTCGCGTTCGGGATAAAGTACTACATGAAGCAACAG GGTAATCTGCAACATGAGTACACAGGAAGTAATTGTATACAGTTGAAAGGCAATGGAATCAGATCAGAGCTGATTTCTCTCTTAAGATATTTGAACCTTTGCATGTACTTCTCAAAGAAACCGTTTCAAGTGTTTCTGGAGTTCGGCAGGTATGGCCAAGACAATGTTCTTATCCAAAAGTCTAAGGCGAGG CTTTTGAAGCCGGCTTTCACAGTTATACGTGACAGAAGTTGCCGaagttttattctttttattcgaGGGGCTATAAGTGTTAAGGATAGACTGACGGCAGCGACTGGTGCAGAGGTTCCCTTTCACCATGTAGTTTTGCATGAAGGAAGTGTCAGAAAAGTCGTCTTAGGATACGCACACTGCGGGATGGTTGCTGCTGCACGTTGGATCGCGAAACGTGCGATTCCCTGCCTCCGTAAGGCGGTTCTTCAATACTCAGACTACAAAATCAAG attGTTGGGCATTCAATGGGGGCTGGTATCGCAGCAATTTTAACATACATTCTTCGTGAATATGAAGAGTTCTCATCGTGCACATGCATAGCGTTTGCTCCAG CTGCTTGCATGACATGGGATTTGGCGGAGTCCGGCAAAGAGTTCATTACCACTCTTATCAACCGAACTGATCTGGTACCAACTTTTTCAAAAGTTACTGCCGAAAACCTCCGCTCTGAG GTCATGGCATCACCATGGGCAAATGATCTAAGGGACCAAATTCAGCAAACGAGATTCTTAAAAATAGTAAATCAATCTGTAACATTCTTTCGATCTCATTTACCATTCATCTCCGGTCCAAGAGCTAAAGTTATGGATGCTGACATTCCCGAG GCTGTTCTGGGCAATGCAGCAGATACCGCACCCGTGACTATCCACACCAGCCTTCTTTGCTTGTCATGCCTTTGTCCACGCCAACAAGCCATTCTTTCAAAAGCTTCTCAGAGAAGCACAAAGTCTGCTTATATCGAGCAAGTTAGCCGCGAAACACTTACAGTTGACAAAGAAAAGCTTCATGTTTCATCTTCTAGATCATCTGAAGAAATTACTAAAGGCAAACTCCGCAATCTTCTTGAGGAGGAACTTCACGGGCTAGTTGGAGAAGCCTATGCTACAAAGGAACTAGCAGGCAAAGACGAAACCGCAGTGGATAAGCAATTTTATCCCCCTGGAAAAATCATGCACATGGTTGCGTTGCCCCCGCTGCAGGGTGATACTGCCGATGAAATCATCGGCATATACAGAACTCCCAGAGAATTGTACGGTAAGATCCGACTCGCAAGAACTATGATAAGAGAGCATTACATGCcgcaatataaaaaaatgttagAATTATTAATTGACGAGCTCGGGAAGGATGATGAGGGGTGTGCATCTTTGTAA
- the LOC109718450 gene encoding uncharacterized protein LOC109718450, with the protein MRSAPAPAPDDDAASTSSASYWWRSAAGDAGVGGVRVVREMERVAAMAEERMDELRHRLVTYRAGDFWLPAGGISREDTDIPPVVALLLLGFAAAGKSSLVRHLYSVLGRASAFAPFPLTTSPAGKDGRTLCLEEHNVVRSTRNGFCVFDSRGLDYDRVADGLDEVADWMDHGVRHRQLCRGASASADSASSSSSSAAAAEKRFVRRRVNCVVVVASLSELYRSLLSADLRKLDATRELFHYPAIKTTCYEDPILVLTHGDELTPAERIDARVRVCDYLGVPDHACGAVYDVACPEGLHVADEVDPVAAYAAAEAVFRALHVADRAHPPKPGPKEWALWALTWSLCALSALFAFLSCLCSKFAQANNTNTNTNSSYSTTTTTTRLSTRDHPHPHPHPHPHRNKFR; encoded by the exons atgcggagcgcccccgcccccgcccccgacgacgacgccgcctcCACGTCCTCCGCCTCCTACTGGTGGCGGTCCGCGGCGGGCGATGCCGGCGTGGGGGGAGTGAGGGTGGTGCGGGAGATGGAGCGGGTGGCGGCGATGGCGGAGGAGCGCATGGACGAGCTCCGGCACCGGCTGGTGACGTACCGGGCGGGGGACTTCTGGCTCCCCGCGGGGGGCATCTCCCGGGAGGACACCGACATCCCCCCCGTCGTGGCGCTGCTGCTCCTCGGCTTCGCCGCCGCGGGGAAGAGCTCCCTCGTCCGCCACCTCTACTCCGTCCTCGGCCgcgcctccgccttcgccccCTTCCCCCTCACCACCTCCCCAGCAGGAAAGGACGGGCGAACGCTGTGCTTGGAGGAGCACAACGTGGTGCGGTCGACGCGGAACGGCTTCTGCGTGTTCGACTCGCGGGGCCTCGACTACGACCGCGTCGCCGACGGCCTCGACGAGGTCGCCGACTGGATGGACCACGGCGTCCGCCACCGCCAGCTCTGCCGCGGAGCCTCCGCCTCCGCGgactccgcctcctcctcctcctcctccgcagccGCGGCCGAGAAGCGCTTCGTGCGGCGGCGCGTCAACTGCGTCGTGGTGGTGGCGAGCCTCTCGGAGCTCTACCGCTCCCTCCTCTCCGCCGACCTCCGCAAGCTCGACGCCACCCGGGAGCTCTTCCACTACCCCGCCATCAAGACCACCTGCT ACGAGGACCCCATCCTGGTGCTGACCCACGGCGACGAGCTGACCCCGGCGGAGCGCATCGACGCCCGCGTCCGCGTGTGCGACTACCTCGGCGTCCCCGACCACGCGTGCGGCGCCGTCTACGACGTGGCCTGCCCCGAGGGCCTCCACGTGGCGGACGAGGTGGACCCCGTGGCCGCCTacgccgccgccgaggccgtGTTCCGCGCCCTCCACGTGGCCGACCGCGCCCACCCTCCCAAGCCCGGCCCCAAGGAGTGGGCCCTGTGGGCCCTCACCTGGTCCCTCTGCGCCCTCTCCGCCCTCTTCGCCTTCCTCTCCTGCTTGTGCTCCAAATTTGCCCAGGCCAAtaacaccaacaccaacaccaactCCTCTTACTCTACTACTACTACCACCACCAGACTcagtactagagaccacccccacccccacccccacccccacccccaccgcAACAAGTTTAGGTGA
- the LOC109718957 gene encoding dnaJ homolog subfamily C member 17-like: protein MSRDQPPESKAQIVREICSAATIFTSCSHRRRSTRRPPFVDWYLILRVDEESAADVIRRRYRQLALQLHPDKNKHPRAEVAFKLVSEAYSCLSDKARRRAFNSERQESFCKECHRKSQAAAEKARANRIMIQALKEVQSRLREECRIVEKCLRSNRGSDSESPLFDPVNYFAKCADYPHCRARVVDNSKEFWYCNLRRGVKCESPVYQVRGEGRTRCAQSPI, encoded by the exons ATGTCGAGGGATCAACCACCGGAGTCTAAGGCGCAGATCGTGAGGGAGATTTGCTCCGCCGCGACAATTTTCACGTCGTGTTCGCACCGGCGGCGATCGACGCGGAGGCCGCCGTTTGTAGATTGGTACCTCATTCTCCGA GTCGACGAGGAATCCGCAGCGGATGTCATTAGGCGGAGGTACCGCCAATTGG CATTGCAGCTTCATCCGGACAAGAACAAGCACCCCAGAGCAGAAGTTGCATTCAAACTTGTCTCAGAG GCTTATTCGTGTCTCTCCGACAAAGCGCGGAGGCGCGCATTCAACTCCGAGAGGCAGGAGAGTTTTTGCAAGGAATGCCACAGAAAATCACAAGCAGCAGCAGAGAAAGCTCGCGCCAATAGAATTATGATACAGGCATTGAAGGAAGTTCAGAGTAGGCTTAGAGAGGAGTGTAGGATTGTGGAGAAGTGCTTGCGATCCAATAGAGGATCTGATAGTGAATCCCCCTTGTTTGATCCTGTGAACTACTTCGCAAAatgcgcggattatccgcactGCAGAGCTCGCGTTGTCGACAATTCGAAGGAGTTTTGGTACTGCAATTTGAGAAGAGGAGTTAAATGTGAGTCTCCTGTTTATCAGGTGAGAGGAGAGGGAAGAACAAGGTGTGCTCAAAGTCCCATTTga
- the LOC109718921 gene encoding uncharacterized protein LOC109718921 isoform X2, producing the protein MGAAAMASAARRSVLMYLVLSGRLSPPDSAAAKEEDDLEAGSRRKEDDEKRRERKNKKMGPGRWPERSPTTLGEAAAVAARTVRFTYAETLGKWPLGELAFGIKYYMKQQGNLQHEYTGSNCIQLKGNGIRSELISLLRYLNLCMYFSKKPFQVFLEFGRYGQDNVLIQKSKARLLKPAFTVIRDRSCRSFILFIRGAISVKDRLTAATGAEVPFHHVVLHEGSVRKVVLGYAHCGMVAAARWIAKRAIPCLRKAVLQYSDYKIKIVGHSMGAGIAAILTYILREYEEFSSCTCIAFAPAACMTWDLAESGKEFITTLINRTDLVPTFSKVTAENLRSEAVLGNAADTAPVTIHTSLLCLSCLCPRQQAILSKASQRSTKSAYIEQVSRETLTVDKEKLHVSSSRSSEEITKGKLRNLLEEELHGLVGEAYATKELAGKDETAVDKQFYPPGKIMHMVALPPLQGDTADEIIGIYRTPRELYGKIRLARTMIREHYMPQYKKMLELLIDELGKDDEGCASL; encoded by the exons ATGGGCGCTGCGGCGATGGCCTCGGCGGCGCGGCGCTCCGTGCTTATGTACCTGGTGCTCAGCGGGAGGCTCTCGCCGCCGGAttcggcggcggcgaaggaggaggacgATTTGGAGGCAGGGAGCAGGAGAAAGGAGGACGAcgagaagaggagggagaggaagaataAGAAAATGGGGCCGGGGCGGTGGCCGGAGAGGTCTCCGACGACGctgggggaggcggcggcggtggcggcaagGACCGTGCGGTTCACCTACGCCGAAACCCTAGGGAAGTGGCCCTTAGGTGAACTCGCGTTCGGGATAAAGTACTACATGAAGCAACAG GGTAATCTGCAACATGAGTACACAGGAAGTAATTGTATACAGTTGAAAGGCAATGGAATCAGATCAGAGCTGATTTCTCTCTTAAGATATTTGAACCTTTGCATGTACTTCTCAAAGAAACCGTTTCAAGTGTTTCTGGAGTTCGGCAGGTATGGCCAAGACAATGTTCTTATCCAAAAGTCTAAGGCGAGG CTTTTGAAGCCGGCTTTCACAGTTATACGTGACAGAAGTTGCCGaagttttattctttttattcgaGGGGCTATAAGTGTTAAGGATAGACTGACGGCAGCGACTGGTGCAGAGGTTCCCTTTCACCATGTAGTTTTGCATGAAGGAAGTGTCAGAAAAGTCGTCTTAGGATACGCACACTGCGGGATGGTTGCTGCTGCACGTTGGATCGCGAAACGTGCGATTCCCTGCCTCCGTAAGGCGGTTCTTCAATACTCAGACTACAAAATCAAG attGTTGGGCATTCAATGGGGGCTGGTATCGCAGCAATTTTAACATACATTCTTCGTGAATATGAAGAGTTCTCATCGTGCACATGCATAGCGTTTGCTCCAG CTGCTTGCATGACATGGGATTTGGCGGAGTCCGGCAAAGAGTTCATTACCACTCTTATCAACCGAACTGATCTGGTACCAACTTTTTCAAAAGTTACTGCCGAAAACCTCCGCTCTGAG GCTGTTCTGGGCAATGCAGCAGATACCGCACCCGTGACTATCCACACCAGCCTTCTTTGCTTGTCATGCCTTTGTCCACGCCAACAAGCCATTCTTTCAAAAGCTTCTCAGAGAAGCACAAAGTCTGCTTATATCGAGCAAGTTAGCCGCGAAACACTTACAGTTGACAAAGAAAAGCTTCATGTTTCATCTTCTAGATCATCTGAAGAAATTACTAAAGGCAAACTCCGCAATCTTCTTGAGGAGGAACTTCACGGGCTAGTTGGAGAAGCCTATGCTACAAAGGAACTAGCAGGCAAAGACGAAACCGCAGTGGATAAGCAATTTTATCCCCCTGGAAAAATCATGCACATGGTTGCGTTGCCCCCGCTGCAGGGTGATACTGCCGATGAAATCATCGGCATATACAGAACTCCCAGAGAATTGTACGGTAAGATCCGACTCGCAAGAACTATGATAAGAGAGCATTACATGCcgcaatataaaaaaatgttagAATTATTAATTGACGAGCTCGGGAAGGATGATGAGGGGTGTGCATCTTTGTAA
- the LOC109718611 gene encoding GATA transcription factor 16-like — protein MLEMDLSCEKGPGSTDPSSEESATELRVCADCRTTKTPLWRGGPSGPKSLCNACGIRYSKKRREVWGVKEGGEREGERERERERLEQKGRRGGRVGFEIRMLGFGAKVMLKKRSMVYKKRKMGEEEQAAVLLMALSSGLL, from the exons ATGCTGGAAATGGATCTGTCGTGCGAAAAG GGTCCGGGATCTACAGATCCGAGTAGTGAGGAGTCGGCGACGGAGCTCAGAGTCTGCGCCGACTGTCGCACGACCAAAACCCCTCTATGGCGAGGCGGCCCCTCGGGCCCAAAG TCGCTGTGTAATGCGTGCGGGATCCGATACagcaagaagaggagagaggttTGGGGAGTGAAGGAGGGAGGAGaaagggagggggagagggaaagggaaaGGGAGAGGTTGGAGCAGaaggggaggaggggaggaCGCGTGGGCTTCGAGATTCGGATGCTAGGGTTTGGGGCGAAGGTGATGCTGAAGAAGAGGTCGATGGTGTACAAGAAGCGGAAGATGGGGGAGGAGGAACAAGCTGCTGTGTTGTTAATGGCTCTATCTTCTGGGTTGTTATAA
- the LOC109718449 gene encoding importin subunit alpha-1b-like, whose amino-acid sequence MSLRPSERAEIRRIKYKVAVDAEEGRRRREDNMVEIRKSRREESLQKKRRDGMPPQAIHSSGMDKKLESLPTMVAGIYSDDNAVQIEATTQFRKLLSIERNPPIEDVIKSGVVPRFVEFLTREDLPQLQFEAAWALTNIASGTAEHTKVVIDHGAVPIFVKLLSSPSDDVREQAVWALGNVAGDSTRCRDLVLGNGGLIPLLQQLNEHAKLSMLRNATWTLSNFCRGKPQPAFEQVKPALPALARLIHSTDEEVLTDACWALSYLSDGSNDKIQAVIEAGVCPRLVELLLYPSPAVLIPALRTVGNIVTGDDVQTQHMINHQVLPCLMNLITHNHKKSIKKEACWTISNITAGNNEQIQAVIATGIIGPLVQLLLTAEFDIKKEAAWAISNATSGGTHDQIKYLVSQGCIEPLCDLLACPDARIITVCLEGLENILNVGEAEKNLGPTGGTNLYAQMIDEAEGLEKIEALQNHDNTEIYEKSVKILETYWLEEDDGEGMILDDGTQNGGFSFGSENVSVPSGGFKFG is encoded by the exons atgtCGCTGAGACCGAGCGAGAGGGCGGAGATCCGCCGGATCAAGTACAAGGTGGCGGTGGACGCGGAggaggggcggcggcggagggaggaCAACATGGTGGAGATCCGCAAGAGCCGCCGCGAGGAGAGCCTCCAGAAGAAGCGCCGCGATGGCATGCCCCCCCAGGCGATCCACTCCTCCGGAATGGACAAGAAG CTCGAGAGCCTTCCAACGATGGTGGCAGGCATCTACTCGGACGACAATGCCGTGCAGATTGAGGCGACTACGCAATTCAGGAAGCTATTGTCAATCG AGCGAAACCCTCCTATTGAGGACGTTATCAAATCTGGTGTGGTACCTCGCTTTGTTGAGTTCCTTACTCGGGAGGATCTGCCCCAGCTCCAG TTTGAAGCAGCTTGGGCCCTCACCAACATTGCCTCAGGGACTGCGGAACACACTAAGGTTGTCATAGATCATGGTGCCGTTCCAATATTTGTAAAGCTATTAAGTTCACCGAGTGATGATGTCCGCGAGCAG GCTGTCTGGGCTCTGGGAAATGTTGCTGGTGATTCCACAAGATGCCGTGATCTTGTTCTTGGCAATGGGGGATTGATTCCACTGCTGCAGCAACTGAACGAGCATGCGAAGCTCTCGATGCTGAGGAATGCCACATGGACTCTGTCAAACTTCTGCAGAGGGAAGCCACAACCAGCTTTTGAGcag GTTAAGCCTGCTCTTCCAGCACTTGCCCGCCTCATCCACTCAACTGACGAGGAAGTCCTTACTGATGCTTGTTGGGCGCTATCGTACTTATCTGATGGAAGCAATGACAAAATTCAAGCAGTGATTGAAGCTGGTGTCTGCCCTCGGCTCGTGGAGCTTCTTCT ATATCCATCGCCTGCGGTACTCATTCCAGCCCTTCGAACTGTTGGCAACATTGTTACTGGAGATGATGTCCAGACACAG CACATGATCAATCATCAAGTACTTCCCTGCCTTATGAACCTCATAACTCATAATCATAAGAAAAGTATCAAAAAGGAAGCCTGTTGGACCATTTCAAATATCACAGCTGGGAACAATGAGCAGATCCAg GCTGTGATTGCTACTGGCATAATAGGTCCTCTAGTGCAACTGCTGCTAACAGCTGAGTTCGACATCAAGAAAGAAGCAGCATGGGCCATCTCAAATGCTACCTCTGGAGGCACACACGATCAAATAAA GTATCTTGTTAGCCAGGGTTGCATCGAACCTCTCTGTGACCTCCTGGCTTGCCCCGACGCAAGAATCATAACGGTATGCTTAGAAGGGTTAGAGAATATTTTGAACGTGGGTGAAGCTGAGAAGAACCTGGGTCCCACTGGTGGGACCAATCTGTACGCACAAATGATCGATGAGGCCGAGGGTTTGGAGAAGATCGAGGCTCTTCAGAACCATGACAACACGGAGATCTATGAGAAGTCAGTGAAGATTCTCGAGACATATTGGTTGGAGGAGGATGATGGTGAAGGCATGATACTGGATGATGGGACCCAAAATGGTGGGTTTTCTTTTGGAAGTGAGAATGTCTCTGTACCTTCTGGTGGGTTCAAATTTGGTTAG